A portion of the Acidihalobacter yilgarnensis genome contains these proteins:
- the nadB gene encoding L-aspartate oxidase: MTHSQGTDLHYDVLVIGSGAAGLATALRLADTLRVAVMSKGPLHEGCTFYAQGGISAVFDHQDSFDSHIADTLNAGAGLNHTDAVRLTVEGAPEAIAWLSELGVPFTRRSEPEHTDEYHLTREGGHSHRRVVHAADATGRGVETTLIERARAHPGISLLENHIAVDLITARKIAADGSDRVLGAYVLDRSSDHVMTLSARTVVLATGGASKVYLYTSNPDGASGDGIAMAWRAGCRVANMEFMQFHPTVLYEPRAKAFLISEALRGEGARLLLPDGTRFMQHFDPRGDLAPRDIVARAIDHEMKRLGIDNVHLDISHRPADFIREHFPNIHARCLSLGYDMTQGPIPVVPAAHYTCGGIVTDLDGRTDIEGLYALGEVACTGLHGANRLASNSLLECLVFAKTAAADIQQRHATPSPLPSPLPPWDDSQVSDSDEEVVVTHNWAELRRFMWDYVGIVRSSKRLRRALSRVDLLLAEIDEYYRHFRIGNNLVELRNLALVAKLIIVSALSRHESRGLHFTLDFPESDPTLEQCDTILSPDRTRPGFPPQVVSPVAKTQGDPP, from the coding sequence ATGACGCACTCACAAGGCACAGACCTGCATTACGACGTTCTCGTCATCGGCAGCGGCGCCGCAGGTCTCGCGACTGCGCTGCGCTTGGCCGACACGCTGCGCGTTGCCGTCATGAGCAAAGGCCCTCTCCATGAGGGCTGCACATTCTATGCTCAAGGCGGCATCTCTGCCGTCTTCGACCACCAAGATTCCTTCGACTCCCATATTGCCGACACGCTCAACGCGGGCGCCGGGTTGAACCATACGGACGCCGTCCGCCTGACGGTTGAAGGCGCTCCCGAAGCGATCGCATGGCTGAGCGAACTGGGCGTACCCTTCACCCGGCGCAGCGAACCCGAACACACCGACGAATACCACCTCACCCGTGAGGGTGGACACAGTCATCGCCGGGTAGTGCATGCGGCCGACGCCACTGGCCGGGGCGTTGAAACCACCCTGATCGAGCGCGCGCGCGCGCATCCCGGCATCAGCCTGCTGGAAAATCACATCGCGGTCGACCTGATCACCGCGCGCAAAATCGCCGCGGACGGGTCCGACAGGGTTCTTGGAGCCTATGTCCTCGACCGAAGTTCCGATCATGTCATGACACTCTCCGCACGCACAGTGGTGCTGGCCACCGGCGGTGCCAGTAAAGTCTACCTCTACACCTCCAATCCAGACGGCGCCTCTGGCGATGGCATCGCCATGGCCTGGCGTGCGGGTTGTCGCGTGGCGAACATGGAATTCATGCAGTTTCACCCCACCGTGCTCTACGAGCCTCGCGCGAAGGCCTTCCTGATCAGCGAAGCCCTGCGCGGTGAAGGCGCTCGTCTATTGCTGCCCGACGGCACGCGCTTCATGCAGCATTTCGACCCACGCGGCGACCTCGCACCCCGCGATATCGTCGCCCGCGCCATCGATCATGAAATGAAGCGGCTGGGCATCGACAACGTGCATCTCGACATCAGCCATCGTCCCGCGGACTTCATCCGCGAGCACTTCCCGAATATTCATGCGCGTTGCCTCTCTCTGGGTTACGACATGACACAAGGCCCTATCCCCGTCGTGCCCGCCGCACACTACACCTGCGGCGGCATTGTGACCGATCTCGACGGCAGGACCGACATCGAGGGTCTTTATGCCCTCGGCGAGGTCGCCTGTACCGGTCTGCACGGCGCCAATCGTCTGGCCAGCAATTCGTTACTCGAATGCCTGGTTTTCGCCAAAACCGCGGCGGCGGATATCCAACAGCGCCATGCAACACCATCCCCGCTGCCATCCCCGCTGCCACCCTGGGACGACAGCCAGGTCAGCGACTCCGACGAAGAGGTCGTGGTTACTCACAACTGGGCCGAACTGCGTCGCTTCATGTGGGATTATGTCGGCATCGTCCGCAGCAGCAAGCGCCTACGGCGTGCGCTCAGCCGTGTAGACCTGCTGCTGGCTGAGATCGACGAGTACTATCGACACTTCCGTATCGGCAATAACCTTGTTGAACTGCGCAATCTGGCCTTGGTCGCCAAGCTGATCATCGTCTCCGCGCTCTCGCGCCATGAAAGCAGAGGCCTGCACTTCACCTTGGATTTTCCCGAATCGGACCCCACACTGGAGCAGTGCGACACCATACTCTCGCCCGACCGGACACGCCCGGGATTCCCTCCCCAAGTCGTCTCGCCGGTCGCGAAGACCCAAGGAGATCCGCCATGA
- a CDS encoding sulfurtransferase, which yields MTASAPLVIEPAELESGLGDPDLIVIDLCKVEIYQAGHIQGAIHLEYSDIVEAHPPISGLLPDEAHMSALLSAIGFADGKHIVAYDDEGGGKAARLLWTLAAYGLEGHSMLNGGLHAWANEGHPLEATPVKPVPTQYQAHYHGGVVADRDYIAARLGDEQVLILDTRTQPEYHGHDVRAARGGRIPGALHFEWTRAMDRSRNLRIREEDELRRELEALGVTPDKEIICYCQTHHRSAHTWALLRHLGYTKVKGYPGAWSDWGNASHLPLEHGPT from the coding sequence ATGACTGCAAGCGCCCCTCTCGTGATCGAACCTGCCGAACTGGAATCCGGCCTGGGCGACCCCGATCTCATCGTGATCGATCTGTGCAAGGTGGAAATTTATCAGGCTGGGCATATTCAGGGGGCAATTCATCTTGAATACAGCGATATCGTGGAAGCACACCCACCCATCTCCGGCCTGCTTCCGGACGAGGCGCATATGAGCGCCCTGCTCTCCGCCATCGGTTTCGCCGATGGCAAGCATATCGTTGCCTACGACGACGAAGGTGGTGGGAAGGCCGCGCGTCTCCTGTGGACACTGGCCGCCTATGGGCTCGAAGGCCACAGCATGCTCAACGGCGGTCTGCACGCCTGGGCCAACGAGGGCCATCCCCTCGAAGCCACCCCGGTCAAACCTGTGCCGACGCAATATCAGGCCCATTATCACGGCGGTGTCGTGGCTGATCGCGACTATATCGCCGCGCGACTGGGCGACGAGCAGGTATTGATTCTGGATACGCGTACCCAGCCCGAATACCACGGACACGACGTGCGCGCGGCGCGCGGCGGCCGCATCCCCGGCGCCCTTCACTTCGAATGGACGCGCGCCATGGATCGCAGCCGTAACCTGCGTATCCGTGAGGAGGACGAACTGCGCCGCGAATTGGAAGCCCTCGGTGTCACGCCCGACAAGGAAATCATCTGCTATTGCCAGACGCACCACCGCTCGGCACACACCTGGGCGCTGCTACGCCATCTCGGTTATACCAAGGTCAAAGGTTATCCCGGCGCCTGGTCGGACTGGGGCAATGCCTCGCACCTGCCGCTGGAGCACGGACCGACCTGA
- the orn gene encoding oligoribonuclease encodes MPASPDNLIWIDLEMTGLEPQQDVIIEIATVVTDRLLNVLAEGPVLAIHQPAEVMAGMDDWNQRQHGQSGLIARVAESRIDADEAQARTLAFLGEHVPPGVSPMCGNSICQDRRFLARLMPELERFFHYRNLDVSTLKELAKRWYPAVAKGFSKTSQHLALSDIHDSIEELRYYRERLLPPIE; translated from the coding sequence ATGCCCGCCAGCCCGGACAACCTGATCTGGATCGATCTCGAAATGACGGGGCTGGAGCCCCAGCAGGACGTCATCATCGAGATTGCCACCGTGGTCACGGATCGCCTGCTCAACGTGCTGGCCGAAGGGCCGGTGTTGGCGATCCATCAACCGGCCGAGGTGATGGCGGGAATGGACGACTGGAACCAGCGCCAGCACGGGCAGTCCGGTCTGATCGCGCGCGTAGCCGAGAGCCGCATTGATGCCGACGAGGCACAGGCGCGCACGCTGGCTTTCCTGGGTGAGCACGTCCCGCCAGGCGTGTCGCCGATGTGTGGTAACAGTATCTGCCAGGACCGACGCTTTCTGGCACGCCTGATGCCCGAGTTGGAGCGTTTTTTCCATTACCGCAATCTGGATGTGAGTACGCTCAAGGAACTGGCCAAGCGTTGGTATCCGGCGGTGGCCAAGGGTTTTTCAAAGACCTCGCAACACCTCGCGTTGTCCGATATTCACGATTCCATTGAAGAGTTGCGCTACTACCGGGAACGGTTGTTGCCACCGATCGAGTAA